TGCACGGTGGAGGCGTATTCAAGCGCACTGCGGGTCCAGGTTTCGGCGTGGGCCGAGTCGGCAATGGCGAGCATGTGAAGCGCATCCACGGCCAGGAATTGCTCGCCGAGGTGGTCCGCGAGTTCGGCGGCCTGTTCGAAAAGCGGCACGGCCATCTCCGGGTGGCCGCTGGAGTTCAGCACCCGGCCGCGTTCCAGCAGCACCCGGACGGCCACCGTGGGCTCGTCGCCGTCGACGGCGTCCATCAGCGCGTCGGCTTCCTCGAACCGGCCCTGCAAGCCGATGGCACGGCCCAGCTGCGTGGTGAGCTCCGCGCGTTCGTCGGCGTCGTAGGCGGGATCGGACGCTGCCGCGCGGAAGCGGGCCTCCGACAGGGCGGGGTGGTTGAAGTCCCATAGTTGGTCAAGGGTCTGTTGCTTCAGCATTCTGCCTGCTCTCAGTCCACTCCTGCGGCCAGTTCCTGTGCA
This DNA window, taken from Pseudarthrobacter sp. ATCC 49987, encodes the following:
- a CDS encoding tetratricopeptide repeat protein, with amino-acid sequence MLKQQTLDQLWDFNHPALSEARFRAAASDPAYDADERAELTTQLGRAIGLQGRFEEADALMDAVDGDEPTVAVRVLLERGRVLNSSGHPEMAVPLFEQAAELADHLGEQFLAVDALHMLAIADSAHAETWTRSALEYASTVHDARTRQWLVALHNNLGWTLHDAGRYTEAMVEFQLAAQWAERIGTPRQQELAREAIQAC